One segment of Asterias rubens chromosome 2, eAstRub1.3, whole genome shotgun sequence DNA contains the following:
- the LOC117307122 gene encoding non-structural maintenance of chromosomes element 3 homolog, producing the protein MPRGAAGASQSQRQKSQPKKGRQKGRAAVVESSSASSSGEEDMDASQSQQQTQSMTQAERAVAKLTPELIERKVGELVQYMLIMEQKKIPIKRGDITKHVLKAEYRKILPHVLDRTKRKLKMAFGLDLVELVHKTGKSSTKMYILLNRIETEAQGDFIDSSSEDPKVGLLLVILSLIFMNGGVLTEVVLWHTLEKLGLRQEEKNHELFGDLKKLVTSEFASKQLYLDYSKIPNTDPALYQFKWGLRANAEVTMRSVLEFVCKMYGDNTEMSTWKEQYREVLHSERSGSQTDEDEESASGSDESDESD; encoded by the exons ATGCCTCGTGGAGCAGCAGGAGCGAGCCAGTCCCAAAGGCAGAAGTCACAACCAAAGAAGGGACGGCAAAAAGGAAGGGCTGCTGTGGTAGAGTCATCATCAGCATCCAGCTCG GGAGAGGAGGATATGGACGCCAGTCAAAGCCAGCAACAGACTCAGAGCATGACTCAAGCTGAAAGAGCAGTCGCCAAACTCACGCCAGAACTCATCGAAAGGAAG GTTGGTGAGTTGGTACAATACATGCTGATAATGGAACAAAAGAAAATCCCAATAAAGAGGGGAG atattACCAAGCATGTATTGAAGGCCGAGTATCGCAAAATTTTGCCGCACGTTCTGGATAGAACCAAGAGGAAGCTCAAGATG GCATTTGGTTTGGACCTTGTGGAGTTGGTACATAAAACTGGAAAAAGCTCAACAAAGATGTACATACTTCTGAACAGAATAGAGACAGAAGCACAAGGAGACTTCATAGACAG TTCCTCTGAAGATCCCAAGGTTGGTCTCCTTCTGGTGATACTGAGCCTCATCTTCATGAATGGAGGAGTTCTCACTGAAG ttgTCCTTTGGCACACACTGGAGAAGTTGGGCCTTCGACAAGAAGA AAAGAACCATGAATTGTTTGGTGATCTCAAGAAACTGGTGACATCCGAGTTTGCTTCAAAGCAATT GTATTTAGACTACAGTAAGATACCCAACACAGACCCTGCATTGTATCAGTTTAAATGGGGTCTCCGAGCCAATGCAGAGGTCACTATGAGAAGTGTCCTGGAGTTTGTCTGTAAG ATGTACGGAGACAACACAGAGATGAGCACATGGAAGGAGCAGTACCGGGAGGTACTCCATTCTGAAAGGTCAGGAAGTCAGACTGATGAGGATGAAGAGTCTGCATCAGGATCTGATGAATCAGACGAATCGGACTGA
- the LOC117307121 gene encoding NADH dehydrogenase [ubiquinone] 1 alpha subcomplex assembly factor 3-like — translation MHCYKFKMAAPMVARSLRLLCNRQAVFRNLSRPMSKLQPTDDELYVRTTISLLSKESEGLPFISNYSVHGFTVSGDRVIGPLAILPRSLVQWNVGSVADINEESLSLFHLLEPKIEILVLGCGAVNHRLDPGLHKFMRQKGIALEVQDTPHACSTFNYLVSENRIVAAGLIPPEKVL, via the exons ATGCATTGCTAcaaattcaagatggcagctCCCATGGTCGCACGGAGTTTGAGATTGTTATGCAATCGACAAGCCGTTTTCAG GAACTTAAGTCGACCCATGAGTAAGCTACAGCCAACTGATGATGAGCTGTATGTACGAACAACAATCAGCCTCTTGTCTAAAGAGTCCGAGGGTCTACCGTTCATCTCCAACTACAGCGTCCATGGATTCACAGTCAGCGGAGATCGAGTAATCGGACCTCTGGCTATTCTGCCGAGAAGTCTCGTCCAGTGGAAT GTCGGTAGTGTAGCAGACATCAATGAAGAGAGCCTGTCACTGTTTCATTTATTGGAACCCAAAATAG AAATCCTTGTTCTTGGCTGTGGGGCAGTCAACCACAGATTGGATCCTGGGCTGCACAAATTCATGAGGCAAAAGGGAATAGCGCTTGAAGTTCAAGACACG CCACACGCCTGTTCaacatttaattatttagtGAGTGAGAACCGCATCGTTGCCGCAGGTCTCATACCCCCCGAGAAGGTATTATGA
- the LOC117302829 gene encoding store-operated calcium entry regulator STIMATE-like produces MPAVRVFSSAVSLAFLADFVPYIVDGAVIVDRAGKGVIADNMTGKINASDPPQHCSQGALTDRFGIITQAVLAVLAFSSLILKRLREPKDERRSWTIWFYDTSKQALGAGVIHMANVFLSSELFQGDPCIWYIVYFLLDSTFGLFFIYISVKISQCIVKLCGCKTLYFGEYGTPPKCESFIGQCGVFVLIVIVEKVVITLFASLKFWSEVARTLLSPIHNARVEVVIVMLIVPFFLNAIMFWVVDNFLMRKRRKLKDDPNKNGVQARYFKLNNMKATNGESREPESEVLLSPDEESGDTVILQRSANGRPGSEV; encoded by the exons ATGCCAGCTGTTAGAGTGTTTTCGAGTGCAGTTTCCTTGGCATTCCTCGCCGATTTTGTCCCCTACATTGTCGATGGTGCAGTCATTGTGGACCGGGCGGGGAAGGGTGTTATTGCTGACAACATGACCGGTAAAATCAACGCCTCTGACCCGCCGCAACATTGCAGTCAGGGAGCGCTGACCGATAGGTTTGGAATCATCACACAGGCAGTTTTAGCAGTGCTGGCATTCAGCAGTTTAATTT TGAAACGACTACGAGAACCCAAAGATGAGCGGAGGTCATGGACTATTTG GTTTTATGACACATCAAAGCAAGCATTAGGAGCTGGAGTTATACACATGGCCAATGTGTTTCTCTCATCAGAGCTTTTCCAAGGAGATCCCTGTATATG GTACATTGTTTACTTCCTTCTGGACTCCACGTTCGGCCTGTTTTTTATCTACATCAGTGTGAAGATATCTCAGTGCATTGTTAAACTATGCGGCTGcaaaacattgtattttggaGAATACGGCACCCCTCCGAAGTGTGAATCGTTCATTGGCCAGTGTGGTGTGTTTGTACTCATAGTCATAGTGGAGAAAGTTGTTATTACCCTATTTGCAAGCCTGAAATTTTGGTCTGAG GTTGCAAGAACGCTACTTTCTCCAATACATAACGCCAGAGTGGAGGTTGTCATTGTTATGCTTATAGTTCCCTTTTTTCTTAAT GCCATCATGTTCTGGGTGGTGGATAACTTCCTCATGCGGAAACGGAGAAAGCTAAAAGACGACCCAAACAAGAACGGCGTGCAAGCGCGTTACTTCAAGCTGAACAACATGAAAGCCACAAACGGCGAAAGTCGCGAGCCTGAATCTGAGGTTCTCCTATCGCCAGATGAGGAAAGTGGCGACACGGTCATATTACAAAGAAGTGCCAATGGTAGACCAGGTTCGGAGGTGTAG